The following coding sequences lie in one Bifidobacterium sp. ESL0690 genomic window:
- the rfbB gene encoding dTDP-glucose 4,6-dehydratase, which produces MTEEFMPKNIIVTGGCGFIGSNFVHYVAKNHPETHVTVLDALTYAGNIENIKGLPEDQVEFVHGNICDAELLDKIVPGHDAIVHYAAESHNDNSIADPEPFIQSNIVGTYRLLEAARKYDVRYHQISTDEVYGDLALDDPHRFTPESPYRPSSPYSSSKASADMLVRAWHRTYGLRTTISNCSNNYGPYQHVEKFIPRQVTNILDGIRPKLYGNGLNVRDWIHTEDHSSAVWAILTKGRIGETYLIGADGERNNLDVLHDILRVMGQPEDAFDWVRDRPGHDRRYAIDPTKLMTELGWKPKHTDFESGLKQTIQWYTDNEDWWRPAKAATEAKYKKQGQ; this is translated from the coding sequence ATGACTGAAGAATTTATGCCTAAGAATATTATTGTGACCGGCGGATGCGGGTTCATCGGCTCGAACTTCGTGCATTATGTCGCGAAGAACCATCCCGAGACGCACGTCACCGTGCTCGACGCGCTGACCTATGCCGGCAACATCGAGAACATCAAGGGGCTTCCCGAAGACCAGGTCGAGTTCGTGCACGGCAACATTTGCGACGCCGAGCTGCTCGACAAGATCGTCCCCGGCCACGACGCCATCGTGCATTACGCGGCCGAATCGCACAACGACAATTCGATTGCTGACCCGGAACCGTTTATTCAGTCCAATATCGTGGGCACTTACCGTTTGCTTGAGGCGGCGCGCAAATACGACGTGCGCTACCACCAAATCAGCACCGACGAGGTCTATGGCGACCTCGCGCTGGACGACCCGCATCGCTTCACGCCGGAGTCCCCATATCGTCCCTCTTCGCCATACTCTTCCAGCAAGGCCAGCGCCGATATGCTGGTTCGCGCCTGGCACCGCACCTACGGCCTGCGCACGACGATCTCGAACTGCTCGAACAACTATGGCCCTTACCAGCACGTGGAGAAGTTTATTCCGCGTCAGGTCACGAACATTCTTGACGGCATCCGCCCGAAGCTTTATGGCAACGGCCTGAATGTGCGCGACTGGATCCACACCGAAGACCATTCCAGCGCGGTCTGGGCGATTCTGACCAAAGGCAGGATTGGCGAAACCTATCTGATCGGCGCCGACGGCGAGCGCAACAACCTTGACGTGCTGCACGACATTCTGCGTGTTATGGGCCAGCCCGAAGACGCGTTCGACTGGGTGCGCGACCGCCCCGGTCACGATCGCCGTTACGCTATCGACCCGACCAAGCTCATGACGGAGCTGGGCTGGAAACCGAAGCACACGGACTTCGAATCCGGGCTCAAACAGACCATCCAGTGGTATACCGACAACGAGGATTGGTGGAGGCCCGCCAAGGCGGCCACCGAGGCCAAGTACAAGAAGCAAGGCCAGTGA
- a CDS encoding acyltransferase: protein MQGLQRGNSGQSKQTMRQSNLELLRIISMMMIVLCHFFYYNKFSLDQQPMGLKRIVLKTFLGSQGRVGVDIFFAISIWFLCKPKRQITFHDAAKRAWILERTLLFWSVILGIACMVTEIAPKNIYMILNTILPTLSNDWGYATCYIVILLLMPFAVKGLACLSRQEHMALCAIIIFIGPVMATIPGLEHHLLNTGLLSFLALLTLVTYIRWYRCEPAKPLIGVICLAMGYFIIGVEAYFGFQVYEMMDMGILLETLGWFILFSKLRFSSRFVNWIASHVFAIYLITEFIPIRQWLWGTIFDYGPYYHGLASIFYPIAVTLLISAICILFDIAKSAIFKLTVDRNKGHWFELLWSKISMNNKTIRELDS, encoded by the coding sequence TTGCAAGGTTTACAAAGGGGTAATTCCGGCCAATCCAAACAAACGATGCGTCAATCGAATTTGGAGTTGCTGCGCATCATTTCGATGATGATGATTGTTTTATGCCACTTCTTCTACTACAACAAGTTTTCCCTCGACCAACAGCCAATGGGACTCAAAAGAATCGTCCTTAAAACTTTTCTGGGCAGCCAAGGCAGGGTTGGTGTCGATATATTTTTCGCAATCTCCATTTGGTTTCTGTGCAAGCCAAAACGTCAGATCACTTTTCACGATGCGGCAAAGCGAGCCTGGATTCTTGAACGTACCTTGCTTTTCTGGTCAGTCATCCTCGGTATAGCGTGTATGGTCACCGAAATCGCGCCAAAAAATATCTACATGATCTTGAATACGATTCTTCCGACTTTGAGCAACGACTGGGGATACGCGACTTGCTATATCGTCATCCTCTTGCTCATGCCCTTTGCCGTCAAAGGTCTTGCCTGTTTGAGCCGACAAGAACACATGGCTCTGTGCGCCATCATCATTTTTATCGGCCCTGTTATGGCAACGATACCCGGACTCGAACATCACCTGCTCAACACTGGCCTGCTGAGCTTTTTGGCTCTTTTGACACTGGTGACGTATATTCGTTGGTATCGTTGCGAACCGGCCAAACCCCTTATCGGCGTAATTTGCCTGGCAATGGGATACTTCATCATCGGGGTTGAAGCCTATTTCGGGTTTCAGGTTTACGAAATGATGGACATGGGTATTTTATTGGAAACTCTTGGTTGGTTCATTCTTTTTTCGAAGTTGCGCTTTTCCAGCCGGTTCGTCAATTGGATTGCCTCGCATGTCTTCGCCATCTATCTGATCACCGAATTCATACCAATCAGACAATGGCTGTGGGGAACCATATTCGATTACGGCCCCTATTATCACGGTCTGGCTTCCATTTTCTATCCTATTGCCGTCACCCTGCTCATTAGCGCGATCTGCATCTTATTCGATATAGCGAAATCGGCAATTTTCAAGTTAACCGTCGACCGCAATAAAGGCCATTGGTTCGAATTGCTTTGGTCGAAAATCTCGATGAACAACAAAACAATCAGGGAGTTGGATTCTTAA
- the rfbA gene encoding glucose-1-phosphate thymidylyltransferase RfbA, whose protein sequence is MKGIILAGGSGTRLYPLTTVTSKQLLPVYNKPMIYYPMSVLMLAGIRDILVISTPKDLPNFERLLGDGSQFGLNLSYKVQPSPDGLAQAFIIGEDFIDGDSCALVLGDNIFYGNGLSQVLKRAVKVKHGASVFGYYVDDPERYGVVEFDKNHKAVSIVEKPEHPASNYAVTGLYFYDNRVVDFAKQVRPSARGELEITDLNKMYLEDDSLNVLTLSRGYAWLDTGTMDSLYEAGEFVRTVERAQGLPIAVLEEIAYENNWISRDQLLEAAHKYGKSPYGQHLLQVAENKILASDI, encoded by the coding sequence ATGAAAGGCATTATTCTCGCCGGAGGTTCCGGCACACGTCTTTATCCGTTGACGACGGTGACTTCGAAGCAACTACTGCCCGTCTACAACAAGCCGATGATCTATTATCCGATGAGCGTGCTCATGCTCGCCGGAATTCGCGACATCCTGGTGATTTCCACGCCAAAGGACCTGCCGAACTTCGAACGCTTGCTCGGCGACGGGAGCCAGTTCGGGCTCAACCTTTCCTACAAGGTGCAGCCCAGCCCTGACGGCCTTGCCCAGGCGTTCATCATCGGTGAAGACTTCATTGATGGTGATTCCTGCGCGCTGGTGCTCGGCGACAACATCTTCTACGGCAACGGCCTGAGTCAGGTGCTTAAGCGCGCTGTCAAAGTGAAGCATGGCGCTTCCGTGTTCGGCTACTACGTCGACGATCCGGAACGTTACGGCGTCGTGGAATTCGATAAGAATCATAAGGCAGTGAGCATCGTCGAAAAGCCGGAACATCCGGCCTCGAATTACGCGGTCACCGGTCTCTATTTCTACGACAACCGCGTGGTCGATTTCGCCAAGCAGGTTCGTCCTTCGGCGCGAGGCGAGCTGGAAATCACCGATCTCAACAAGATGTATCTGGAAGACGATTCTTTGAATGTGCTGACGCTGAGCCGTGGCTATGCTTGGCTCGACACCGGCACCATGGACTCGCTTTACGAGGCCGGCGAATTCGTGCGCACCGTCGAGCGCGCACAGGGCCTGCCGATTGCAGTGCTCGAGGAAATCGCTTATGAGAACAACTGGATCAGTCGCGACCAGCTGCTCGAAGCCGCCCACAAATATGGCAAGAGCCCTTACGGCCAGCACCTGCTGCAAGTGGCCGAGAACAAGATTCTTGCCTCGGATATCTAA
- a CDS encoding ABC transporter ATP-binding protein — translation MKKKSNPKLTLPENVAIQVSHVSKHFSLRANSSIKESIIKLFTPKKKRHHDQQFHALDDISFTIDKGETVGLIGVNGSGKSTMLKMISGVMQPDSGDVLIRGRLAGLIEVGAGFASELTGRENVYLNGAILGLSEKQIDERYDDIVAFSGIEPFMDTEVKFYSSGMFLRLAFAVAVYSNPDIFLIDEILAVGDEAFQHKCIERLKEQQKQGQTMVIVSHSEGQIKELCQRCIVLAHSHIIFDGDPEEAFNVMRQNL, via the coding sequence ATGAAGAAAAAATCAAATCCCAAACTTACCTTGCCTGAAAACGTGGCCATTCAGGTCAGTCATGTCTCGAAGCACTTCTCCTTGCGCGCCAATTCCTCCATCAAGGAATCAATCATCAAGCTGTTCACGCCCAAGAAGAAGCGCCACCACGACCAGCAATTCCATGCCCTCGACGATATTTCCTTCACCATCGACAAGGGCGAAACCGTTGGCCTCATCGGCGTCAACGGCTCCGGCAAGTCCACCATGCTCAAGATGATTTCAGGCGTGATGCAGCCCGACAGCGGCGATGTGCTGATTCGCGGTCGGCTCGCAGGCCTCATCGAAGTTGGCGCAGGCTTCGCCTCGGAACTCACCGGGCGCGAGAATGTCTACTTGAACGGCGCTATTCTGGGTCTTTCGGAAAAGCAGATCGACGAACGCTATGACGACATCGTGGCATTCAGTGGCATCGAGCCTTTCATGGACACCGAAGTGAAGTTCTACTCCTCCGGCATGTTCCTGCGCCTTGCGTTCGCGGTCGCCGTCTACAGCAATCCCGACATCTTCCTGATCGACGAAATCCTCGCCGTCGGCGACGAGGCCTTCCAGCACAAGTGCATCGAGCGCCTCAAGGAACAGCAGAAGCAAGGCCAGACCATGGTCATCGTTTCCCACAGTGAAGGCCAGATCAAAGAACTCTGCCAACGCTGCATCGTCCTCGCCCATTCCCACATCATCTTCGACGGCGATCCGGAAGAGGCCTTCAACGTGATGCGCCAGAACTTGTAA
- a CDS encoding acyltransferase translates to MKENEGRKLQVRQSNLELLRIVAMVMIIMHHFFFFNKFPLYAQPLSRKRLLIQTFLATEGRVGVDLFFAISIWFLCKPHRQITLHSAAKRSWILERTLLFWSLVLGVACIIFRLTPINTAFILEMFLPLLTNHWWYATVYVIILLMLPMLVKVLGALTQREHFILACIIFFIGPIMGDIPGLNNLMINDDLLEMLCLLVLVCYLRWYHEQLPSIGIGLACLAFGYLVVGVQEATADTVFSQNPSVFIFPKMMNLGILVQAFGWFVLFSHIHFQSRIINWIASHVFAIYLITEFVPIRDWIWKSVFDYGPYYQSRIMAVIYPIAVVLFLCVVCILLDVIKSAIFKLTVDRHKGRWFEIVWSWAAKKLAKNNQTAKTGDEML, encoded by the coding sequence ATGAAGGAAAACGAGGGTCGCAAGCTTCAAGTTCGTCAGTCGAATTTGGAGTTGCTGCGTATCGTCGCCATGGTGATGATCATCATGCATCACTTCTTTTTCTTCAATAAATTTCCTCTCTATGCCCAACCTTTAAGCAGGAAACGACTGCTGATTCAGACGTTCCTCGCTACCGAAGGGCGGGTCGGCGTCGACTTGTTCTTTGCGATTTCAATCTGGTTTTTGTGCAAACCGCACCGACAAATCACTCTGCATAGTGCTGCAAAACGTTCATGGATTCTCGAACGAACGCTCTTGTTTTGGTCCCTGGTTTTAGGCGTTGCCTGTATAATCTTCAGACTTACGCCGATCAACACAGCCTTCATTTTGGAAATGTTTCTGCCGCTGCTCACTAATCACTGGTGGTATGCGACCGTCTACGTCATCATTCTTCTTATGCTGCCCATGCTGGTCAAGGTTTTAGGTGCGCTCACCCAACGGGAACATTTCATTCTTGCCTGCATAATCTTCTTCATCGGCCCTATCATGGGCGATATTCCTGGGCTCAATAACCTTATGATCAACGACGATCTTTTGGAAATGCTGTGCCTTTTGGTACTGGTTTGCTATCTGCGTTGGTACCATGAACAGCTTCCTTCCATCGGAATCGGCTTGGCCTGCCTCGCTTTCGGCTATCTGGTCGTCGGCGTCCAGGAAGCGACTGCAGACACCGTTTTCTCCCAGAATCCTTCGGTTTTTATCTTCCCTAAAATGATGAACCTCGGCATTCTGGTGCAAGCGTTTGGATGGTTCGTTCTCTTTTCACATATACACTTCCAAAGCCGCATCATCAACTGGATTGCTTCCCACGTCTTCGCCATCTATCTCATTACCGAATTCGTCCCGATTCGAGACTGGATCTGGAAAAGCGTATTCGACTACGGACCTTATTATCAAAGCCGAATCATGGCCGTCATTTACCCGATAGCCGTGGTCCTGTTTCTCTGTGTGGTTTGTATTCTGCTTGACGTCATTAAATCGGCGATTTTCAAGCTCACCGTCGACCGGCATAAAGGTCGTTGGTTCGAAATCGTCTGGAGCTGGGCTGCCAAAAAATTGGCTAAGAACAACCAGACAGCCAAAACCGGCGACGAAATGCTATGA
- a CDS encoding bifunctional dTDP-4-dehydrorhamnose 3,5-epimerase family protein/NAD(P)-dependent oxidoreductase produces the protein MAFEFEKDLKVTKTNIPGLLVFDLPVHGDNRGWFKENWQRAKMTALGLPDFGPVQNNISYNDKKGVTRGIHAEPWDKYISIAAGEIFGAWVDLRPGESFGQVYTTRLDPSRAIYVPRGVGNSFQALQDGTVYTYLVNAHWSLEQKKTYTFVNLADPDLGIDWPIPLEQSERSEADLHHPMLRDAKPMAPKRTLVTGCNGQVGHAIRKYVQEHHLDSFEFVDSDTFDITDPAAYENYDWDLYGTIINTAAFTAVDKAETPAGRKAAWNTNVSGVANLAKVATRHGITLVHISSDYVFDGTAEQHTEDEGFAPLGVYGETKAAADAIVSTVPRHYIIRSSWIVGDGKNFVTRMLGLAEQAAETQKQTAQAPNDQSGRLTFVGDLVKGIFHLLDSGCDYGTYNLTGSGRVASWYDIAAKIFELEGVDTKYIDANSVDTYAAQTGGSKRPHHCALDLSKIRSTGFEPADWEQLLETYLADHKRNQD, from the coding sequence ATGGCATTTGAATTTGAGAAGGACCTGAAGGTCACCAAGACGAACATCCCGGGGCTTTTGGTGTTCGACCTGCCGGTGCACGGCGACAACCGGGGCTGGTTCAAGGAGAACTGGCAGCGGGCCAAGATGACGGCGCTGGGGCTGCCGGACTTCGGGCCGGTGCAGAACAACATCAGCTACAACGACAAGAAGGGCGTGACTCGTGGCATCCACGCCGAGCCCTGGGACAAGTACATCTCGATCGCGGCCGGCGAGATCTTCGGCGCGTGGGTGGACCTGCGTCCCGGGGAGAGCTTCGGCCAGGTCTATACGACCCGTCTTGACCCGTCGCGGGCGATCTACGTGCCGCGCGGGGTGGGCAACAGCTTCCAGGCCTTGCAGGACGGGACGGTGTACACGTATCTGGTGAACGCGCACTGGTCGCTGGAGCAGAAGAAGACGTACACGTTCGTCAACCTCGCGGACCCGGACCTCGGCATCGACTGGCCGATCCCGTTGGAGCAGAGCGAGCGGAGCGAGGCCGACCTGCACCACCCGATGCTCAGGGACGCCAAGCCCATGGCCCCCAAACGCACCCTCGTCACCGGATGCAACGGACAGGTCGGTCACGCCATTCGAAAGTATGTTCAGGAACATCATCTCGACAGCTTTGAATTCGTCGATTCCGATACGTTCGACATCACCGATCCTGCTGCTTATGAGAACTATGACTGGGACCTCTACGGCACCATCATCAACACCGCGGCCTTCACGGCAGTGGACAAGGCCGAAACCCCTGCCGGCCGGAAGGCAGCTTGGAACACGAATGTCAGCGGTGTAGCAAACCTCGCCAAGGTTGCCACGCGCCACGGCATCACTTTGGTCCATATTTCCAGCGATTACGTTTTCGATGGAACCGCCGAGCAGCACACGGAAGATGAAGGCTTCGCGCCCTTGGGCGTATACGGCGAGACCAAGGCCGCTGCCGACGCCATCGTCTCCACTGTCCCCCGCCACTACATCATCCGCTCAAGCTGGATCGTCGGCGACGGCAAGAACTTCGTGACCCGTATGCTCGGGCTTGCCGAACAGGCCGCCGAAACCCAAAAGCAGACCGCACAGGCGCCCAACGATCAAAGCGGACGCCTCACCTTCGTTGGCGATTTGGTCAAGGGCATCTTCCACCTGCTCGATTCCGGATGCGATTACGGCACCTACAATCTCACCGGTTCCGGCCGTGTGGCGTCCTGGTACGATATCGCCGCCAAGATCTTCGAGCTGGAAGGCGTCGATACCAAATATATCGACGCGAATTCCGTGGATACCTACGCCGCCCAGACCGGCGGTTCCAAGCGCCCACACCACTGCGCGCTGGACCTTTCCAAGATTCGCAGCACCGGTTTCGAGCCTGCGGATTGGGAGCAGCTTCTCGAAACGTATCTGGCCGACCACAAGCGTAATCAGGACTAA